The proteins below come from a single Iocasia fonsfrigidae genomic window:
- the ltrA gene encoding group II intron reverse transcriptase/maturase codes for MAAGVDEVTKAEYGKNLPGNVKSLIARMKRWAYRPLPAKRVYIPKENGKKRPLGIPAYEDKLVQKALSKILNAIYEEDFLECSFGFRPGRNCHDALRILGRIVNRDDINYVVDTDIKEFFDNVDHGWMMKFIDHRIKDPNIQRLISRLLRAGVMEAGIKYNTPQGTPQGGVCSPIMANLYLHHVVDLWFNKTMRKELKGKAYMVRYADDIIFCLQYKEDVKYFYKAMKERISKFGLELSEEKTKIVNVSADDDNDTFDFLGFTHYMGKCKDGIKRLKRKTSNKRYHRSIMRCKSWLKYNRTLPVKELMRKLNRKLTGTYNYYAVSDNSKSIDSLYDEVQKLVYKWLNRRSQKKSFDWEKFEIFLEKYPIVKPRIKVNLYRLGAGASYVR; via the coding sequence ATGGCAGCTGGAGTAGATGAAGTAACAAAAGCGGAGTATGGAAAGAATCTTCCAGGGAATGTTAAGAGCTTAATAGCTAGAATGAAAAGATGGGCATATAGGCCATTACCTGCGAAAAGGGTATATATTCCAAAAGAAAATGGGAAGAAGAGACCGCTAGGGATTCCAGCATACGAAGACAAACTAGTTCAAAAGGCACTATCAAAGATTCTAAATGCGATATATGAAGAAGACTTTCTTGAATGTTCATTTGGTTTTCGTCCAGGAAGAAACTGTCATGATGCCTTGAGAATATTAGGAAGAATAGTTAACAGAGATGATATTAACTATGTAGTTGATACAGATATTAAAGAATTCTTTGATAATGTAGACCACGGGTGGATGATGAAATTCATTGACCATCGAATTAAAGATCCTAATATACAACGACTCATATCGAGACTTCTTCGAGCTGGAGTCATGGAGGCAGGAATAAAATATAACACTCCACAAGGAACACCGCAAGGTGGAGTCTGTTCTCCAATTATGGCGAATTTATATCTACATCATGTTGTTGACCTATGGTTTAATAAAACAATGCGTAAAGAGTTAAAGGGTAAAGCTTACATGGTGAGATACGCAGATGATATAATATTTTGCCTACAGTATAAAGAAGATGTAAAATACTTCTATAAAGCAATGAAAGAAAGAATATCCAAATTCGGTTTAGAGTTATCAGAAGAGAAAACTAAGATAGTAAATGTATCTGCTGATGATGACAATGACACATTTGATTTTCTTGGATTTACCCATTATATGGGTAAATGTAAGGATGGAATCAAACGACTAAAGAGAAAGACAAGTAATAAGCGATATCATCGTAGTATAATGAGATGTAAATCCTGGCTAAAATATAATAGAACTCTTCCAGTAAAAGAACTAATGAGGAAGTTAAACAGAAAACTAACAGGAACATACAACTATTATGCAGTATCAGATAACAGCAAAAGTATTGATAGCCTGTATGATGAGGTTCAAAAGCTAGTTTATAAATGGTTAAACAGACGCAGTCAAAAGAAAAGCTTTGACTGGGAGAAGTTCGAAATATTCTTGGAGAAATATCCTATTGTCAAGCCAAGAATAAAAGTAAATTTATATAGATTAGGTGCTGGTGCTAGTTATGTTAGGTGA
- a CDS encoding DUF4062 domain-containing protein, whose amino-acid sequence MTLRKFIRELGYEAVKNEGGDIPYGKKKTLEDYCYREINNVDILINIIGGRYGSASKEEPYSISQKELKVAHELNKQIYIFVQQSVLVEYKTYLKNEANENFMPEYVDNIQIYKFLKEVYNYPTYNTVVGFSKVSDITNYLRSQWAGLFQRFLEDESRRVNYMLSKNLKSTAETLSQLIEYTTRERDETIKNIMVQSHPVFTQISQKTNIPIRIFFTNRKELDTLLKSFGYEEVEILEGDVFEIMYKKQSSGEKRILKINPSIFDNDGELKPVKQGEWNKTYVEINVEEIENVDEYFDVPF is encoded by the coding sequence TTGACATTACGGAAATTCATAAGGGAGTTAGGGTATGAAGCTGTAAAAAATGAGGGAGGGGATATACCTTATGGCAAGAAAAAAACTCTTGAGGATTATTGTTATAGAGAAATCAATAATGTAGATATCTTAATTAATATTATTGGAGGAAGATATGGATCTGCATCTAAAGAGGAACCCTATTCAATTTCTCAAAAAGAATTGAAAGTAGCTCATGAATTAAATAAGCAGATATATATTTTTGTACAACAAAGTGTTCTCGTTGAATATAAAACTTATTTAAAAAATGAAGCAAATGAAAATTTTATGCCAGAATATGTTGATAATATTCAAATATATAAATTCTTAAAAGAAGTTTATAATTATCCCACTTATAATACAGTGGTAGGATTTTCAAAAGTAAGTGATATAACAAATTATCTTAGGTCACAATGGGCAGGACTATTTCAGAGATTTTTAGAAGATGAATCTAGAAGAGTAAATTATATGCTTAGTAAAAATTTAAAATCTACTGCTGAAACTCTTTCGCAGCTTATAGAATATACTACGCGAGAACGGGATGAAACAATAAAGAATATTATGGTTCAAAGCCATCCTGTATTTACACAAATATCTCAGAAAACAAATATTCCCATAAGAATATTTTTTACTAATAGAAAAGAACTTGATACATTATTAAAGTCATTTGGTTATGAAGAGGTTGAGATATTAGAAGGCGATGTTTTTGAAATAATGTATAAAAAGCAAAGTTCAGGAGAGAAGAGAATTTTAAAAATAAATCCAAGTATATTTGATAATGATGGGGAATTAAAGCCAGTAAAACAAGGAGAATGGAATAAAACATATGTTGAAATTAACGTGGAAGAAATTGAGAATGTTGATGAATATTTTGATGTGCCATTTTAG
- a CDS encoding Fic family protein — translation MMSFKDKKLVNENIPMNIVRLIGKINEYKGKQDLYIDQAPQALERLKDVAIIQSTKASNSIEGIVVTDKRLRAIMKDDTRLQDRSEGEIAGYRDVLNTIHTSFDAIPINSNIILQLHRDLYKYISAEGGKWKNQDNIIGEILPTGEKFVRFRPVPASDTPNYMTGLCDYLNNGMKEEKIEPLILIGTFILDFLCIHPFNDGNGRISRLLTLLLLYKYDYIVGRYISLEKIIEESKASYYETLNQSSIGWHKGNHNLFIWLDYFLGTLLAAYKEFEQRVGLIRSRSGNKSDRVEEAIKSVLGIFTKEDIRNACPDVSESTINRVFSKLKDEEVIEVLGKGRNAKWKRLK, via the coding sequence ATGATGTCATTTAAAGATAAAAAACTAGTTAATGAGAATATACCAATGAATATTGTTAGGTTAATAGGTAAAATAAATGAATATAAAGGAAAACAAGATTTATATATAGACCAAGCACCACAAGCATTAGAAAGATTAAAAGATGTAGCAATTATACAAAGTACGAAAGCATCAAACAGTATTGAGGGAATAGTTGTGACAGATAAGCGACTAAGAGCTATTATGAAAGATGATACTAGGCTTCAAGATCGTTCTGAAGGAGAAATTGCTGGTTATAGAGATGTATTAAATACAATACATACTTCTTTTGATGCTATTCCAATAAATTCAAATATTATATTACAATTACATAGAGATCTTTATAAATATATTTCAGCTGAAGGTGGCAAATGGAAAAATCAAGATAATATAATTGGAGAGATTTTACCTACTGGGGAGAAGTTTGTAAGATTTAGACCAGTGCCTGCTTCTGATACTCCTAATTATATGACGGGGTTATGTGATTACTTAAATAATGGGATGAAAGAAGAAAAAATTGAGCCATTGATTTTAATAGGAACATTTATCCTAGACTTTTTATGTATTCATCCATTTAATGATGGAAATGGTAGAATATCAAGACTACTAACATTGTTACTATTATATAAGTACGATTATATAGTTGGAAGATATATTAGTTTAGAGAAGATAATAGAGGAAAGTAAAGCTAGTTATTATGAAACACTTAATCAATCATCAATAGGCTGGCATAAAGGCAATCATAATTTGTTTATATGGTTAGATTACTTTTTAGGAACTTTATTAGCAGCTTATAAAGAATTTGAACAAAGAGTAGGATTAATAAGAAGCAGAAGTGGAAACAAGAGTGATAGGGTAGAAGAGGCAATAAAGAGTGTATTAGGAATCTTTACAAAAGAAGATATAAGAAATGCATGTCCTGATGTTTCAGAATCTACAATTAATAGGGTTTTTAGTAAATTAAAAGACGAAGAAGTCATAGAAGTTTTAGGTAAAGGAAGAAATGCAAAATGGAAAAGACTTAAGTGA
- a CDS encoding GNAT family N-acetyltransferase — MLENFRGNKIAEALINTVFKKCKEMGYTKIYLRTEHTAEYYQKRGWTFLENTVDEYGEETTVFYMSLK; from the coding sequence TTGCTGGAAAATTTTAGGGGAAATAAAATTGCTGAAGCATTAATTAATACTGTATTTAAGAAGTGTAAAGAGATGGGTTATACTAAAATTTATTTAAGAACAGAGCATACAGCAGAGTATTACCAAAAAAGAGGATGGACATTTTTAGAAAATACAGTTGATGAATATGGGGAAGAAACAACTGTTTTCTACATGAGTTTAAAATAA
- a CDS encoding DUF998 domain-containing protein has translation MNLWNSKLSWAILIIAILGDFIVAYVLSFYYPKYSHTKQVMSVLGSPQSPVSIIYNIWLVILGLLFIYSAINFYIVFSSVSKSYAMIGFILLLIFAIGAGILSGIFSVNASKELETLASKVHGIGAGLGFIALTFIPLIVCFLLYKSNDNTTVIISLIFFLISLVLFVLFVVSEKESYQNTIVGLSGLWQRLLLASMYMPLLIIAIKYIMKDSVK, from the coding sequence ATGAATTTATGGAATTCTAAGTTAAGTTGGGCTATTTTAATAATAGCAATTTTAGGAGATTTTATAGTTGCTTATGTATTGTCGTTCTATTATCCTAAATATAGCCATACTAAACAAGTTATGAGTGTTTTGGGTAGTCCTCAAAGTCCTGTTTCAATAATTTATAATATTTGGTTAGTAATTTTAGGATTATTATTTATTTATTCTGCTATAAATTTTTATATTGTTTTTTCTTCAGTGTCTAAAAGTTATGCAATGATAGGATTTATTTTACTATTGATTTTTGCAATAGGTGCTGGTATTTTATCTGGTATATTTAGTGTAAATGCAAGTAAAGAATTAGAAACTCTTGCTTCTAAAGTTCATGGAATTGGGGCAGGATTAGGATTTATAGCTTTGACATTTATTCCGTTAATAGTATGTTTTCTTTTGTATAAGAGTAATGATAATACAACTGTAATAATATCACTTATTTTTTTCTTAATTAGTCTTGTTTTATTTGTTTTATTTGTAGTTTCAGAAAAAGAATCGTATCAAAATACTATAGTGGGTTTAAGTGGACTTTGGCAACGATTATTACTGGCAAGTATGTATATGCCATTATTAATCATTGCTATTAAGTATATTATGAAAGATAGTGTTAAATAA